The Ruminococcus bovis genome includes a region encoding these proteins:
- a CDS encoding ammonium transporter: MDRGSIAFMMVCTALVFIMTPALAFFYGGLVRKKNVINTMMATMFIAGTAVLMWVLFGYSLSFGSDNGGFIGNFDFLGLSGVSISESTRGLEIPDLLFCAFQMMFAIITPALITGAVAGRMKFKALVPFICLWSLLVYYPLAHMVWGGGFMGAEVEGGSGLFGTGLYLDSVDFAGGNVVHISSGITGLVLAIILGKRRDYHKNSYQPHNIPFVLLGAAFLWFGWFGFNAGSALAANGTAVHAFMTTGISSACGLISWLIMDIITAKKPTLVGCSTGLVVGLVAITPGAGFVPIWASIIIGLLVSPICVGGVHLIKKVLKIDDALDAFGCHGIGGIWGGLATGIFGVKELAPGVESGAKWDGLVFGDYHLFLAQAESIIVTIIIAVVGTLICAGIVKLFVKKLRVSDTVERLGLDESQHGEVAYPADI; the protein is encoded by the coding sequence ATGGATAGGGGTAGTATAGCTTTTATGATGGTTTGCACTGCATTGGTGTTTATTATGACACCGGCACTTGCATTCTTTTATGGAGGACTAGTAAGAAAGAAAAATGTAATTAACACAATGATGGCTACAATGTTCATTGCCGGTACTGCTGTACTGATGTGGGTACTATTTGGTTATTCATTATCATTTGGTAGTGACAATGGTGGTTTCATCGGTAACTTTGACTTCTTAGGTCTTAGTGGTGTTAGTATTAGTGAAAGCACAAGAGGTCTTGAAATTCCTGACCTACTATTCTGTGCATTCCAGATGATGTTCGCTATTATTACACCGGCACTTATTACCGGTGCAGTAGCAGGTAGAATGAAGTTTAAAGCTCTTGTACCATTCATCTGTTTATGGTCTTTACTTGTTTATTATCCTCTAGCCCATATGGTTTGGGGTGGTGGATTTATGGGAGCAGAAGTTGAAGGTGGTTCAGGTTTATTCGGAACAGGACTTTACCTTGATTCTGTTGACTTTGCCGGTGGTAATGTTGTACATATCAGTTCAGGTATTACCGGTCTTGTACTTGCTATTATTCTTGGCAAAAGAAGAGATTACCACAAAAACAGTTATCAACCACACAACATTCCATTTGTTCTTTTAGGTGCTGCATTCCTATGGTTCGGTTGGTTTGGATTTAATGCAGGTAGTGCTTTAGCTGCTAACGGTACTGCAGTTCATGCATTTATGACAACAGGTATTTCATCAGCTTGTGGTTTAATCTCATGGCTGATTATGGATATTATTACTGCCAAAAAGCCAACACTTGTTGGTTGTTCTACAGGTTTAGTTGTTGGTCTGGTTGCAATTACTCCTGGGGCTGGATTTGTACCAATTTGGGCATCTATTATTATTGGTTTACTTGTTAGCCCTATTTGTGTCGGTGGTGTACACCTAATTAAAAAGGTTCTAAAGATTGACGATGCACTTGATGCTTTTGGTTGTCACGGCATTGGTGGTATCTGGGGTGGTCTTGCAACAGGTATCTTTGGTGTTAAGGAACTTGCTCCCGGTGTTGAGTCAGGTGCAAAGTGGGATGGCCTTGTATTTGGTGACTATCACCTATTCCTTGCACAAGCAGAAAGCATTATAGTTACTATTATAATTGCAGTAGTTGGTACACTAATTTGTGCCGGTATTGTTAAGCTATTTGTTAAGAAACTTAGAGTTTCTGATACAGTTGAAAGACTTGGCCTTGACGAATCACAACATGGTGAAGTTGCTTATCCGGCTGACATTTAA
- a CDS encoding HAD-IB family phosphatase produces the protein MNCYDFDKTIYNGDSTKDFYLFCLKRHKGIIKTFPGLIKAFTKFYVLKKGNKTDFKEKMYRFLPYVNIEKDLPEFWASHKNNIKDWYYKTQREDDVIISASPEFLLEPICKELGIKYLMASKVDKKTGKYEGINCHGKEKVRRFYEMFPNGKIDDFYSDSYSDSPLAEISKKAFLVKGDELKDW, from the coding sequence ATGAACTGTTACGATTTTGATAAAACTATATATAATGGGGACTCTACTAAAGATTTCTACTTATTTTGCTTAAAAAGACATAAAGGTATTATTAAGACTTTTCCCGGTTTAATTAAGGCTTTTACAAAGTTTTATGTACTTAAAAAAGGTAACAAAACTGATTTTAAAGAAAAGATGTATCGTTTCTTACCTTATGTTAATATAGAAAAGGACTTACCTGAATTTTGGGCAAGTCATAAGAATAATATTAAAGATTGGTACTACAAAACACAAAGAGAAGATGATGTTATTATTTCGGCTTCCCCCGAATTTCTCTTAGAACCTATTTGTAAGGAACTGGGAATTAAGTACCTAATGGCATCTAAAGTTGATAAGAAAACAGGCAAATATGAAGGAATAAACTGTCATGGTAAAGAAAAAGTCAGAAGATTTTACGAAATGTTTCCTAATGGAAAAATTGATGACTTTTACAGTGACAGTTACAGTGACTCTCCCCTTGCTGAAATTTCAAAGAAAGCCTTTCTTGTAAAAGGTGATGAACTAAAAGATTGGTAA
- a CDS encoding P-II family nitrogen regulator, translating to MNKIYKVEIITRPELFDDLKEALNYLGVNGMTVSDVNGCGMQKGHTYYRGVKRDVNLIKKIKVTVVVSEIPYEEVLKTVEKCLKTGTVGDGKCFVTEVVDVLRIRTGERGVAALMGANEC from the coding sequence ATGAATAAAATTTATAAGGTTGAAATTATTACTCGTCCTGAACTTTTTGATGATTTAAAAGAAGCACTTAACTACCTTGGTGTTAACGGTATGACAGTTTCTGATGTAAACGGTTGTGGTATGCAGAAAGGTCACACATATTACAGAGGTGTCAAAAGAGATGTTAACCTAATTAAGAAAATCAAGGTTACTGTTGTTGTTTCTGAAATTCCATATGAAGAAGTACTAAAAACAGTTGAAAAATGTTTAAAGACAGGTACAGTTGGTGACGGTAAGTGCTTTGTTACTGAAGTTGTTGATGTTCTAAGAATCAGAACAGGTGAACGAGGAGTTGCTGCACTAATGGGTGCTAATGAATGTTAA
- a CDS encoding ATP-dependent helicase has translation MNDMQQKAVFKTEGPVLILAGAGSGKTTVLVNRISYILRMGLCRPWQILAITFTNKAATELKERICKAVPEQGDDIWAATFHSTCSRILRRYGDRIGYSNHFTVYDSDDQKRLVKEILKQLNIDEKFLPVKTVLNEISHAKDKMETPEMMEEKAGYDNRLVSIAKVYKQYTGRLKSSDAMDFDDMLLNTVHLLKTCPDVLEYYQNLFKYIMVDEYQDTNKVQYEFVRLLAEKSGNICVVGDDDQSIYKFRGATIENILSFENNFPGAEVIRLEQNYRSTQTILDAANEVIKHNSARKGKTLWTENKKGDKVTFYTAFSERDEAMFIADKILDGVKEGRKFSDFAVLYRMNAQSNAVEHSLSRAGIPHRIIGGHRFYDREEVRDMVAYLHVINNPHDDIRLRRIINKPKRAIGATTVEKAANIATNLGDSIYNVIKEADAYPDLSRAAKKLKEFVALIDGFIDAVNSNMYSLAEIYNLILEHTDYERYIRTEKDKPDERIENIEELRSNIVNFEKEYEENADLTTFLEEISLQTDIDNYDADSDTVVMMTLHSAKGLEFPVVFIPGMEEGIFPSNMTIMNPEEMDEERRLAYVGITRAKEKLYLLRAQDRMLFGSTQHNRPSRFTKEIPEELVDLQGKERKEKVSEDFLKYGKPKKNFSGFKKTPTTTPKSTTYAVGDAVMHKVFGKGTIVRADKMGNDQMLQIAFDTAGTKTLMANFCKMEKL, from the coding sequence ATGAATGATATGCAGCAGAAAGCTGTTTTTAAGACAGAAGGTCCTGTTCTTATCCTTGCAGGTGCAGGTAGTGGTAAAACAACAGTTCTTGTAAACAGAATCAGCTATATTCTTCGTATGGGACTTTGCAGACCCTGGCAGATACTTGCTATCACTTTTACCAATAAAGCAGCTACAGAGCTTAAAGAAAGAATCTGCAAAGCAGTACCGGAACAAGGTGATGACATCTGGGCAGCAACATTCCACAGTACTTGTTCAAGAATTTTGCGTAGATATGGTGACAGAATAGGTTATTCTAACCATTTTACTGTTTATGATTCTGATGACCAAAAAAGACTTGTAAAAGAAATTCTAAAGCAACTTAATATTGATGAAAAGTTTTTACCTGTAAAAACTGTATTAAACGAAATTTCTCATGCTAAGGATAAAATGGAAACACCTGAAATGATGGAAGAAAAAGCCGGTTATGACAACCGTCTTGTTTCTATTGCTAAGGTTTATAAGCAGTATACAGGCAGACTTAAGTCCTCAGATGCAATGGACTTTGACGATATGCTATTAAATACTGTCCATCTTCTAAAGACTTGTCCTGATGTACTGGAGTATTATCAGAACCTATTTAAGTACATAATGGTTGACGAATATCAAGATACCAACAAAGTACAGTATGAATTTGTAAGACTACTTGCTGAAAAGTCAGGCAACATTTGTGTTGTTGGTGATGATGACCAGAGTATTTACAAATTCCGTGGTGCTACTATTGAGAATATTTTGTCATTTGAAAACAACTTCCCGGGAGCAGAAGTAATTAGACTTGAACAGAACTACAGAAGTACACAGACAATCCTTGATGCAGCCAATGAAGTTATTAAGCATAACTCAGCCCGTAAAGGTAAAACATTATGGACAGAAAATAAAAAGGGTGATAAGGTTACTTTCTATACTGCTTTTTCCGAAAGAGATGAAGCAATGTTTATTGCCGATAAAATTCTTGATGGCGTAAAAGAGGGAAGAAAGTTCTCTGACTTTGCAGTTCTATATAGAATGAATGCACAGTCAAATGCAGTGGAACATTCACTTTCAAGAGCAGGTATCCCACACAGAATTATCGGTGGCCACCGTTTCTATGACAGAGAAGAAGTTCGTGATATGGTAGCATATCTTCATGTTATCAATAACCCTCATGATGATATAAGACTTAGAAGAATTATCAATAAGCCTAAGAGAGCAATAGGTGCAACAACAGTTGAAAAAGCTGCTAATATTGCAACTAACCTAGGTGATAGTATTTATAATGTTATCAAAGAGGCAGATGCCTATCCTGACCTTTCAAGAGCAGCTAAAAAGCTAAAAGAATTTGTTGCATTGATTGATGGTTTCATTGATGCAGTAAATAGCAATATGTATAGTCTAGCTGAAATCTATAACCTTATCCTAGAGCATACTGATTATGAAAGATATATCAGAACAGAAAAAGATAAGCCGGATGAAAGAATTGAAAATATAGAGGAACTTCGTTCTAATATTGTTAATTTCGAAAAGGAATATGAAGAAAATGCTGACCTTACAACATTCCTAGAAGAAATTTCTCTACAAACAGATATTGATAACTATGATGCCGACTCCGATACAGTAGTAATGATGACACTTCATAGTGCAAAGGGTCTTGAATTCCCTGTAGTATTTATTCCGGGTATGGAAGAGGGAATTTTCCCATCAAATATGACAATTATGAATCCGGAAGAAATGGATGAAGAACGCAGACTTGCATATGTAGGTATCACAAGAGCAAAAGAAAAACTTTACCTACTGAGGGCTCAAGACAGAATGTTATTCGGTTCAACTCAGCATAACCGACCATCAAGATTTACTAAGGAAATTCCTGAAGAATTAGTTGATTTACAAGGAAAGGAAAGAAAAGAAAAAGTAAGCGAAGACTTCTTGAAATATGGCAAACCTAAGAAGAACTTCTCAGGCTTTAAGAAAACACCTACAACCACCCCTAAGTCAACTACATATGCAGTAGGGGATGCAGTAATGCATAAAGTTTTCGGTAAGGGTACAATCGTAAGAGCAGACAAAATGGGTAACGACCAAATGTTGCAAATTGCCTTTGATACTGCCGGTACAAAAACCCTAATGGCAAACTTCTGTAAAATGGAAAAACTTTAA
- a CDS encoding DUF4358 domain-containing protein, whose amino-acid sequence MKKVLAITLSLVFVLFAFAGCGSSSSNKDVELAKVLSDVNDNGNLSSMKTISNTKDLQKQFDIDPNTVSDFIAEVSEDGDFPTTVIVTKANDEEGKDKINDKLNSYLNEKLSNAQSYNTDQVSTIEACKVQDNGLYSMLVIAKNHEDIEKIINGYFS is encoded by the coding sequence ATGAAAAAAGTTTTAGCTATTACTTTATCACTTGTATTTGTGTTATTTGCATTTGCAGGTTGTGGTTCAAGTAGCAGTAATAAGGATGTTGAACTTGCTAAGGTTCTTTCTGATGTAAATGATAACGGTAATCTTTCTTCAATGAAGACTATCTCAAATACAAAGGATTTACAGAAGCAGTTTGATATTGACCCTAATACTGTATCAGATTTTATTGCAGAAGTTTCAGAAGATGGTGACTTCCCAACAACTGTTATTGTTACTAAGGCTAACGATGAAGAAGGCAAGGACAAGATTAACGATAAGTTAAATTCTTACCTAAACGAAAAGCTAAGCAATGCTCAGTCTTACAACACTGATCAGGTTTCTACTATTGAGGCTTGTAAAGTACAGGACAACGGTCTATATTCAATGTTAGTTATTGCTAAGAATCACGAAGACATTGAAAAGATTATCAATGGTTATTTTAGCTAA
- a CDS encoding RrF2 family transcriptional regulator, with the protein MKISTKGRYALRMMLDLAENGNDGFVALKDIAERQNISKKYLEQIVPILNKADTLRTNRGYQGGYKLSRPADKYTVGEILRITEGSIAPVACLDQDPNECERAGECMTLPVWQGLYEVITNYLDNITLQDILDMQKDRTSDSYMI; encoded by the coding sequence ATGAAAATATCAACAAAAGGTAGATATGCACTAAGAATGATGCTTGACCTTGCTGAAAACGGCAATGATGGGTTTGTAGCACTTAAAGATATTGCAGAAAGACAAAATATTTCTAAAAAATATTTAGAACAGATTGTGCCTATTCTTAACAAGGCTGACACATTAAGAACTAACAGAGGTTATCAAGGTGGTTACAAGTTATCCAGACCTGCTGATAAATATACTGTTGGTGAAATTCTTAGAATTACAGAGGGCAGTATTGCACCGGTTGCTTGTCTTGATCAAGACCCTAACGAATGTGAAAGAGCCGGTGAATGTATGACTTTACCTGTATGGCAAGGTCTTTATGAAGTTATCACTAATTATCTTGACAACATTACTTTGCAAGATATTCTTGATATGCAGAAAGACAGAACCTCGGACAGTTATATGATTTAA
- a CDS encoding trans-sulfuration enzyme family protein: MSKDINNNLGFQTRAVHKGNGIDKETGAIKRPITMANSYELPYDPSDLNWSSAGKNLYTRNGGSNQQYLQEKLASLEGGEDAVVLASGVAALSGLFFALLKSGDHVIFSSVTYIAVYRLLNELLNNKFGVETTIVDTSNVENVKKAIKPNTKLIHIETPGNPTLTISDIKAIAKVAHDNGALLSVDNTFASPYNQRPVELGADFTVESLTKYINGHGDAMGGAIIGKKKYLDIIRAQSQINLGATISPFNAWLIMRGSVTLPLRMKQHNENALKVAKYLQTVKGVSFVAYPGLENHPNHQIAKEQMTNGYGGVLSFGLKADHDTYNRFVSHLNVITSAVSLGHDESLIVFLGENDERQYLYPEEFHNGFFRFSVGIEDADDIIADLQQAFEKENLV; this comes from the coding sequence ATGAGTAAAGATATTAATAACAACTTAGGTTTTCAGACAAGAGCAGTACATAAAGGTAACGGCATCGACAAAGAAACCGGTGCTATCAAAAGACCAATCACAATGGCAAACAGCTATGAATTACCTTATGACCCTAGTGACTTAAACTGGAGTAGTGCAGGTAAAAATCTTTATACAAGAAACGGTGGCTCTAACCAACAGTATCTACAAGAAAAACTTGCATCTCTTGAAGGTGGAGAAGATGCAGTAGTACTTGCCAGTGGTGTAGCTGCTTTATCAGGTTTATTCTTTGCATTACTAAAAAGTGGTGACCATGTAATTTTTTCAAGTGTCACTTATATTGCAGTTTATAGATTACTAAATGAACTTCTAAATAATAAGTTCGGTGTAGAAACAACTATTGTTGATACTTCAAATGTAGAAAATGTAAAGAAAGCTATTAAGCCTAATACAAAGCTAATTCATATTGAAACACCAGGTAACCCAACACTTACAATTTCAGATATTAAGGCTATTGCAAAGGTAGCACATGATAATGGTGCTTTACTTTCTGTTGATAATACTTTTGCTTCACCATACAATCAGCGACCTGTTGAACTGGGTGCTGACTTTACAGTAGAAAGTTTAACAAAGTATATTAACGGTCATGGTGATGCAATGGGTGGTGCTATTATCGGTAAGAAGAAGTATCTTGATATTATCAGAGCACAGTCACAGATTAACCTAGGTGCAACAATCAGTCCATTTAACGCATGGCTGATTATGAGAGGTTCTGTAACATTACCACTTAGAATGAAACAACATAACGAAAATGCACTAAAGGTAGCTAAGTACCTACAAACAGTTAAGGGTGTTAGTTTTGTTGCTTATCCCGGACTGGAAAATCACCCTAACCACCAAATTGCAAAAGAACAAATGACTAACGGTTATGGTGGTGTGTTGTCATTTGGTCTAAAAGCTGACCATGATACATATAATAGATTTGTAAGTCATTTAAATGTTATTACATCAGCAGTTTCTTTAGGTCACGATGAAAGCCTAATTGTATTCTTAGGTGAAAATGATGAAAGACAATATCTATATCCTGAAGAATTCCACAACGGTTTCTTTAGATTTAGTGTAGGTATTGAAGATGCCGATGATATTATTGCAGACTTGCAACAAGCATTTGAAAAAGAAAATTTAGTATAA
- a CDS encoding DUF975 family protein, translated as MNRKMLKKNGKKHFKAHYWICVVACLLASLFGIEFVGSTDIVKAFTSDTSQTDITSVSPFVANTYSLIDNFMGEDKEKIKESATKLMDDEKNKDVTYGGLELGRKDGVLAHVVNMVSSGSMILTILVAIKNVAESSYFLAAILVVISLLLIILIWAIIFNTFSVAYRRIFMESRVYEKMPFQRFLFIYRDRKLFKIALTVGLKEVFQFLWNLTIVGGFIKRYSYALVPYIVAENKDISPLKAITLSRKMMKGHKWELFVLDISFIGWYILDFLTLGLLGIFFLNPYKESVVCEYYVNRREKCKSENLANIDLLNDTYLYEKASNEIIRNSYKDIIELMDTPEPVIHKRNKFLTFVANVFGVIPTYNQTEKEYTEFTERKIKIANFKDVINGYTYPTRLYPLGEKVRKPRFEHLHYMRRYSVTSLIMMFFIFCFMGWFWEVIFHFIEKGEFVNRGVMHGPWLPIYGSGCVMILVLLNKLRKNPIIEFISAVVLCGIVEYFTSVFLEYQYGKLWWDYSGYFLNINGRVCAEGLLVFGVGGIIVVYIVAPLLDNLLRKIPFKISITICVVLVLAFTADRIYSSKVPNSGKGVTDYSREIKLKPKSTKTSYNPTCNVTDLDSYIISKSAKL; from the coding sequence GTGAATAGAAAAATGCTGAAAAAAAACGGCAAAAAGCATTTTAAAGCACATTATTGGATATGTGTTGTTGCCTGTTTACTTGCTTCGTTATTTGGTATTGAGTTTGTTGGTTCTACAGATATTGTAAAGGCTTTTACAAGTGATACTAGCCAAACAGACATTACAAGTGTTTCACCATTTGTTGCCAATACATATAGCTTAATTGATAACTTTATGGGTGAAGATAAAGAGAAGATAAAAGAATCTGCTACCAAACTTATGGATGATGAGAAGAATAAGGATGTTACCTATGGTGGACTTGAACTTGGTCGAAAAGACGGTGTCCTTGCTCATGTGGTAAATATGGTTTCATCAGGTTCAATGATTTTAACAATCCTTGTTGCTATTAAGAATGTAGCTGAGTCAAGTTATTTTTTAGCTGCAATTCTTGTTGTGATTTCTCTGCTACTGATAATCTTAATTTGGGCAATTATTTTCAATACATTTTCTGTTGCATACAGAAGAATCTTTATGGAAAGCAGAGTATATGAGAAGATGCCATTCCAAAGATTTTTGTTTATTTATAGGGATAGAAAATTGTTCAAAATTGCACTTACTGTTGGATTGAAAGAAGTATTTCAGTTTTTATGGAACTTAACAATAGTAGGTGGTTTCATCAAAAGATATTCCTATGCATTAGTACCTTATATTGTAGCTGAAAATAAGGATATTTCACCTTTAAAGGCTATTACATTATCAAGAAAAATGATGAAAGGTCATAAGTGGGAATTATTTGTTCTTGATATTTCTTTCATAGGTTGGTATATTTTAGATTTCCTTACATTGGGACTTTTAGGTATTTTCTTCCTAAACCCATATAAAGAATCTGTTGTTTGTGAATATTATGTAAATCGCAGAGAAAAGTGTAAATCAGAAAATCTAGCGAATATTGATTTATTAAATGATACATATTTGTATGAAAAAGCATCTAATGAAATAATCAGAAATTCATATAAAGATATTATTGAACTTATGGATACACCTGAACCTGTAATTCATAAGAGAAACAAGTTCCTTACTTTTGTAGCAAATGTATTTGGTGTAATTCCTACTTACAATCAGACAGAAAAGGAATACACAGAATTTACCGAAAGAAAAATCAAAATTGCCAACTTTAAGGATGTTATTAACGGATATACATACCCAACAAGACTTTATCCTTTAGGTGAAAAGGTGAGAAAACCAAGATTTGAACACCTACACTATATGAGAAGATACTCAGTAACTTCATTAATAATGATGTTCTTTATCTTCTGTTTTATGGGTTGGTTCTGGGAAGTAATTTTCCACTTTATCGAAAAAGGTGAGTTTGTAAACCGTGGTGTAATGCATGGTCCTTGGTTGCCTATTTACGGTAGTGGTTGTGTAATGATTCTTGTTTTACTGAATAAACTTAGGAAGAACCCTATTATTGAATTTATTTCAGCAGTTGTACTTTGTGGTATAGTTGAATATTTTACATCAGTATTCCTAGAATATCAGTACGGTAAACTTTGGTGGGACTATAGTGGATATTTCCTAAATATCAACGGTAGAGTTTGTGCAGAAGGTCTGCTTGTGTTTGGTGTTGGTGGTATTATTGTTGTTTATATAGTAGCACCATTACTTGATAACCTACTTCGTAAAATCCCATTTAAAATATCAATTACAATCTGTGTTGTACTTGTCCTAGCTTTTACAGCAGATAGGATTTATTCTTCAAAAGTACCTAACTCCGGTAAAGGTGTTACCGATTATAGTAGGGAAATTAAGTTAAAACCTAAGTCAACCAAAACCTCTTATAACCCTACTTGTAATGTAACGGATTTGGATAGTTATATTATCAGTAAATCAGCAAAATTGTAA
- a CDS encoding DDE-type integrase/transposase/recombinase codes for MITQEAKKKQAIVKYALRKEKSKASRVYGVSLSSVKRWCNQYDGTWQSLLPKSHRPHSHPNRHTKREERQIRNSFKKCYERYGWDGVYSDLKRKGYTRSYSGMIYAAKRMGLVKYKKTKKKSRKHRRYPELLIPGEKVQIDVKEVPYNCLRGKALRDGKHFYQWTAIDECTRMRFVYGFEEHTPENSTKFLKMLLKEFPFKIQTIQTDNGREFTYKYQSSEVKSPFEIELNKLGINHKLIPPRTPWHNGKVERSHRNDQRYFYEWETFRNIEELNTKLKGHLEWSNNKTMRTLDYKSPMQLLSEKLELKSIH; via the coding sequence ATGATAACACAAGAAGCAAAGAAAAAGCAAGCCATAGTAAAATACGCACTAAGAAAAGAAAAAAGCAAAGCAAGTAGAGTGTACGGTGTAAGTCTTTCAAGCGTAAAGAGATGGTGTAACCAATATGACGGTACCTGGCAATCGCTATTGCCTAAATCACACAGACCACATAGTCATCCTAACAGGCACACAAAAAGAGAAGAAAGACAAATTAGAAATTCTTTCAAAAAGTGCTATGAAAGATATGGATGGGATGGAGTATACAGTGATTTAAAGAGAAAAGGATATACAAGAAGCTACTCAGGAATGATATATGCAGCTAAAAGAATGGGCTTAGTAAAATATAAAAAGACCAAGAAAAAGAGCCGTAAGCATAGAAGATATCCGGAACTGTTAATACCTGGAGAAAAGGTGCAGATAGATGTAAAAGAAGTGCCATATAATTGCTTAAGAGGTAAGGCTTTAAGGGACGGAAAGCATTTTTATCAATGGACTGCAATAGATGAATGTACAAGGATGAGATTTGTATATGGGTTTGAAGAACATACACCGGAAAACTCAACCAAATTTTTGAAAATGTTATTGAAAGAATTTCCGTTTAAAATACAGACTATTCAAACAGATAACGGAAGAGAGTTCACATATAAATATCAGAGCAGTGAAGTGAAAAGTCCTTTTGAAATAGAATTAAACAAACTAGGTATAAATCATAAATTAATACCACCACGAACACCTTGGCACAACGGAAAGGTAGAAAGAAGTCATAGAAACGACCAAAGATATTTCTATGAATGGGAAACATTCAGAAATATTGAAGAATTAAACACAAAATTAAAAGGACATTTGGAATGGAGTAATAACAAAACAATGAGAACACTTGATTACAAGAGTCCAATGCAGTTATTGAGTGAAAAGTTAGAATTGAAATCCATTCATTAA
- a CDS encoding metallophosphoesterase, which yields MIALFLIPVYIVINIYILHRLKNFLIKCQETFSRKWLQVIIYIIYGIFAVSPIVGFLMPYGTETKRMATRVGNYWFALLIYTLIIVAIGHFLSILLRRVFKITPHNFFQIRKNSIISGILTLAIIGGVSAYGLYNARDIKVTDYNITVNKQVENVKSMKVVLLADLHMGYSIGVDQIEKMVKLVNEQKPDLVCIAGDIYDNDYNSLEDPDKLANLLSQMKSTYGTYACWGNHDVNQKILAGFTFSTGKTLEHDKRMDSFFKKAKINLLTDEVKLIDNKFYVAGRLDDEKPATGEVKKSADELLKGLDKSKPIFTIYHEPNELDELSKAGTDVLLCGHTHDGQIFPGNIFIKLFWENACGYLKKGNMHNIVTSGVGIYGPYIRVGTHAEICPITVNFK from the coding sequence ATGATTGCTTTATTTTTAATTCCTGTATATATTGTTATAAACATTTATATACTACATAGACTGAAAAACTTTTTAATTAAATGCCAAGAAACATTCAGCAGAAAATGGCTACAAGTTATAATATACATTATTTACGGTATATTTGCTGTGTCCCCTATTGTTGGATTCTTGATGCCTTATGGTACAGAAACTAAACGAATGGCAACAAGAGTCGGTAACTACTGGTTTGCACTACTGATATACACACTAATTATTGTTGCTATCGGTCATTTTCTTTCTATTCTGTTAAGAAGAGTTTTCAAGATTACACCACATAACTTCTTTCAGATAAGAAAAAACAGTATTATAAGTGGTATTCTTACACTTGCCATTATTGGTGGTGTTTCTGCTTATGGACTTTATAATGCCAGAGACATTAAAGTTACCGATTACAACATAACAGTTAACAAACAAGTTGAAAATGTTAAAAGTATGAAAGTCGTACTATTAGCTGACTTACATATGGGTTACAGTATCGGTGTTGACCAAATTGAAAAGATGGTTAAGCTGGTAAATGAACAAAAGCCTGATTTGGTGTGTATTGCCGGTGATATTTATGACAATGACTATAATTCACTTGAAGATCCTGACAAGTTAGCAAATTTACTTTCTCAAATGAAAAGTACATATGGTACATATGCTTGTTGGGGTAATCACGATGTAAACCAAAAGATACTTGCCGGTTTTACATTTAGTACAGGCAAAACACTTGAACATGACAAGAGAATGGACTCATTCTTTAAGAAAGCTAAAATCAACTTGTTAACTGATGAAGTAAAGCTGATTGATAATAAATTTTATGTTGCAGGTAGATTAGATGATGAAAAACCTGCTACCGGTGAAGTAAAGAAAAGTGCTGATGAACTATTAAAAGGTCTTGATAAATCAAAACCTATCTTCACTATTTATCACGAACCTAATGAACTGGATGAACTAAGCAAAGCTGGTACTGATGTGTTATTATGTGGTCACACTCATGACGGACAAATTTTTCCGGGTAATATTTTTATTAAGCTATTTTGGGAAAATGCTTGTGGTTACTTAAAGAAAGGTAATATGCACAACATTGTTACTTCCGGTGTTGGTATTTACGGTCCATACATTAGAGTTGGTACTCATGCTGAGATTTGTCCTATTACAGTTAATTTTAAATAA